A window of the Isosphaera pallida ATCC 43644 genome harbors these coding sequences:
- a CDS encoding OsmC family protein: MTRDELRALQAPVKTRFQEHPEAALATLRATGRLEGAGITVTLDTFSGVTPAGLHPACGGDGLSACSAEMLLQALAGCAGVTLKAVATAMEIPLRGGSVTVEGDLDFRGTMGVSKQAPVGFTAIRLLFDLDADANADQLANLTRLVERYCVVHQTLSHPPTLTTIIRTHS; encoded by the coding sequence ATGACCCGCGACGAACTCCGCGCTCTGCAAGCGCCGGTGAAGACCCGATTTCAAGAGCATCCTGAAGCTGCCCTAGCGACCTTGAGGGCCACCGGGCGGCTCGAAGGAGCGGGCATCACCGTGACGCTCGACACTTTCAGCGGCGTTACGCCCGCGGGTCTGCATCCGGCTTGCGGTGGAGACGGTCTCTCGGCTTGCTCCGCCGAAATGCTGCTTCAGGCCCTGGCCGGTTGCGCGGGGGTGACGCTCAAAGCGGTCGCCACCGCGATGGAGATTCCGCTACGGGGAGGATCGGTCACAGTCGAGGGCGACCTAGACTTCCGAGGCACGATGGGCGTCTCCAAGCAAGCTCCAGTTGGATTCACGGCGATTCGCCTGCTCTTCGACCTGGACGCCGACGCCAACGCCGACCAACTCGCCAACCTCACCCGTCTGGTCGAGCGCTACTGCGTCGTCCATCAAACCTTGTCACACCCTCCCACCCTCACGACGATCATTCGAACCCATTCATAA
- a CDS encoding MBL fold metallo-hydrolase has translation MTNLTPTGLRVTWYGHAAFKLEGSGHRVILDPYRSPDSGGYEPIDDSADVVVVSHENDRYHSHLGQIRPPFTVLRGLEFPPDGVEFGGVRFHAQRVFESPARRPEEAVTILDFTLGGVRVLFLGDLGHPLEPDQLAGLRGCDLALVPAGGPPTLALEDLRDLLVELKPRHVVPMHYLTPRINLKLQPLDVFLSLVRPLGWPIRHANGPSLIVPAPETNATSSTPPEIHILTHLR, from the coding sequence ATGACCAATTTGACTCCAACTGGGCTGCGTGTCACTTGGTACGGTCATGCCGCGTTCAAGCTGGAGGGTTCGGGACATCGCGTCATTCTGGACCCCTACCGCTCGCCGGACTCGGGCGGCTACGAACCGATCGACGACTCAGCCGACGTCGTGGTGGTCAGTCATGAGAACGACCGCTACCATAGCCACCTTGGGCAGATTCGTCCCCCGTTTACCGTGTTGCGTGGTCTGGAGTTTCCTCCTGACGGCGTCGAGTTCGGCGGGGTCCGCTTTCACGCTCAACGGGTCTTCGAGAGTCCCGCGCGTCGTCCTGAAGAGGCGGTGACGATCCTCGACTTCACCTTGGGCGGAGTTCGCGTTTTGTTCCTGGGCGATCTGGGCCACCCGTTGGAGCCCGACCAGCTCGCCGGGCTGCGGGGTTGCGACCTAGCGCTCGTCCCTGCCGGTGGACCGCCCACCTTGGCGCTCGAGGATCTCCGCGACTTGTTGGTGGAGTTGAAACCCCGGCACGTGGTGCCGATGCACTACCTTACGCCTCGCATCAATCTCAAACTTCAACCTCTCGACGTGTTTCTGAGCCTCGTTCGCCCTCTCGGTTGGCCGATTCGACACGCAAACGGCCCCAGCCTGATCGTGCCCGCCCCTGAGACGAATGCCACCTCTTCCACCCCACCGGAGATTCATATTCTGACCCACCTTCGTTAA